A window of Gasterosteus aculeatus chromosome 9, fGasAcu3.hap1.1, whole genome shotgun sequence contains these coding sequences:
- the LOC144383154 gene encoding catenin delta-1-like: MKPKTQQLDEDAAADIIDIPKRTAPAKGYELLFQPEVVRIYTSLLKESKNPTVLEASAGAVQNLCAGRWTYGRYIRALLRQEKGLPMMTELLAHGNDRVVRAMSGALRNMAIDARNRDLLGKHAVPNLVANLPGGGQSQPVRALSEETVVSVLSTLHEVLGSSLEAAKTLRASQGIERLVLINKDGNRSEREVRGAGLVLQTVWGYKDLRRTLEKDGWKKTDFMVNLSPPTRANGGYEDSTLPLIDKGGKGDREMIPMNDIGPDAYSTLDQRVRRNTLDNTLEPADRDAVQGGMYGERQASLPLMDSYDEKLIVCITRRQPPPTYCPC, from the exons ACGAAGATGCAGCTGCAGACATAATAGACATTCCAAAGAGGACCGCACCTGCTAAAG GCTACGAGCTGCTATTTCAGCCGGAGGTGGTGCGTATCTACACATCCCTGCTGAAGGAGTCCAAGAACCCCACCGTGCTGGAAGCCTCTGCGGGAGCTGTTCAGAACCTGTGCGCCGGACGCTGGACT TACGGCCGTTACATCCGTGCCCTGCTGCGCCAAGAGAAGGGCTTGCCCATGATGACGGAGCTGCTGGCCCACGGCAACGACCGCGTGGTCCGCGCCATGTCCGGGGCCCTGCGCAACATGGCCATCGACGCACGCAACAGAGATCTACTCG GTAAACACGCGGTTCCCAACCTGGTGGCCAACCTGCCCGGCGGCGGTCAGAGTCAGCCAGTGCGGGCGCTGTCGGAGGAGACGGTGGTGTCGGTACTGAGCACGCTCCACGAGGTGCTGGGCTCCAGCCTGGAGGCAGCAAAGACCCTCAGGGCCTCGCAGGGCATCGAGAGACTGGTGCTCATTAATAAGGACGG TAACCGTTCTGAGCGGGAGGTGCGCGGGGCAGGCCTGGTCCTGCAGACCGTGTGGGGCTACAAGGACCTGCGGCGCACTCTGGAAAAGGATGGCTGGAAGAAGACTGACTTCATGGTCAACCTAAGCCCTCCCACCAGAGCCAACGGAGGATACGAGGACAGCACTCTGCCGCTCATTGACAAAG GTGGCAAAGGGGACCGGGAGATGATCCCAATGAATGACATTGGACCAG ATGCCTACTCCACACTGGACCAGCGAGTGAGAAGGAACACTCTGGATAACACACTCGAACCTGCTGACAGAGATGCAGTACAG ggagGCATGTATGGAGAGAGGCAGGCCTCTTTGCCTCTAATGGATTCTTACGATG AAAAACTGATTGTGTGCATCACAAGAAGACAACCTCCTCCCACCTACTGCCCTTGCTGA
- the LOC120825408 gene encoding uncharacterized protein LOC120825408 gives MQPYRWPGHELQLLGELQRQQNNAQFCDVLLKTDGITVPTHSCVLAALSPYLSQRLLSSPSPPLGQKRELCLQAVKAQTLLKLVSLLYSGEVEVNGSAEQNDLLSAAGQFGIADFVNGQRNAEGWEGGLQKSCFGSFGEKNESRQTPAAQVQAGGAGWRNAVCPVEMRNCVSTGKHNVEADQKTVGCSTKHSQTERPHPVPEPAVATHSYCSTSLESQRVTRDEHFSSAPRSHIPSAHSGAQSDGGSTTDRSSGSVPNSTPLLSSSGTTFPVSPNEDSNSSSPPDDSANEQSSKMGDSMQVLDEEGTGNTNGKTAAIGERDEMPGEERGSSAEKRHAHVGMKSLSKMRQMQEMETSIKMKLRRRINGEVWEVVNVQDTEDALSVNSLKQDDSSHKRLRADPVSREPPLSCVQPGPTHKPEAPAIQPATNHSTEQPPHPDYDPQLLSSDFFSEELESVPLNQAAGSAEECDEQMEKLLEDIMMGLNILPNLDRDCKESDCPQTDQEGVLANCRVPVTENKWQQSQTRVAAGAAGCEYYQDFETPIGNTATNTGIYCNFTAQNQPGCSSLSSAQPAAVQEHQTSSGNPSSVTPVGGREGTSLQGATLCKTLHCQYPEARQFASRTYSPACQEPPSQDNRHTVEPFLHVNENGAQSLQPLRCMDDLRLPRCLSPLEPSTSTAKHQPDLNSSTHHSDIFELQSPVRGRPWLAIKPRLLQFPLSAMVHGESKSVSFPRQSNCSNSSQREQKQPELNPPGGETRTAPCSVREVKEREAISGGHEHVPEEKSDLRKVKKNVKCKQVDTKGEGVVAKKRKRAHSGHPLNTSSPSEYIRVKVSDGAKGQMNLGVCLVSLSSNNVLAKEREMAASSNVPNPFAGKTNEPSTITESQRETTRGPGDPTTSPMRIRTRGFLKKTQETPGSSSTESPVLKSASCRAQILNKQDAPEQGRGRLRSKRGRGRPRKIAVEAIPPDKTSHDVKREEQIDGGLSKEGSRKTRRCMKQIGNERESEAVPPPAFSAEAGRDADVIPDRRLRGATKPSRMVNLKEFQKLVKRQHSKTRKSRTEVKNSQDEESRDTARVAECEDEKARGSGFGELTRETEMDVAKPRDGDVLKECLHISNIVVDDNNNDPIFNKSAAEDGESQGDEPNVSASESRPVSACDVSGEEAALAAETEQPLKCPDEARGKGESGETPQTAIHDEGSFHSDTHLPQEDEMPLLSHGTPQRTSEPQSGAGSGGSSGCDEEEVDVLLFTPDKVPPTQECENGLDHMEITPEEEDEDDGNEIDVTGDEAE, from the exons ATGCAGCCGTACAGGTGGCCTGGTCATGAGCTGCAGCTTCTTGGAGAGCTGCAGAGACAACAAAACAACGCCCAATTCTGTGATGTCCTGTTGAAAACTGATG GTATCACGGTCCCGACCCACAGTTGCGTCCTTGCAGCGCTCAGTCCTTACCTGTCTCAGAGGCTGTtgtcctccccgtcccccccgttgGGCCAGAAGCGTGAGCTCTGTCTCCAGGCGGTAAAGGCCCAGACGCTGCTGAAGCTCGTGAGCCTTCTGTACtccggggaggtggaggtgaacgGAAGCGCGGAGCAGAATGACTTGCTGTCTGCAGCGGGCCAGTTTGGGATCGCAGACTTTGTTAACGGACAGAGAAATGCagaagggtgggaggggggactCCAGAAAAGTTGTTTTGGGAGTTTCGGAGAGAAGAACGAAAGCAGACAAACTCCGGCTGCGCAAGTTCAGGCCGGAGGGGCCGGATGGAGGAACGCAGTTTGTCCAGTCGAAATGAGAAATTGTGTATCCACAGGGAAACATAATGTTGAAGCTGATCAAAAGACTGTGGGATGTTCCACGAAACACTCACAAACTGAACGTCCACACCCAGTACCCGAACCCGCTGTAGCTACACATTCGTATTGTTCGACCTCATTGGAATCCCAACGCGTCACACGTGATGAACATTTCAGCTCCGCACCGCGCTCACATATCCCCTCGGCGCACAGTGGAGCACAAAGTGATGGAGGGTCCACAACGGACCGATCCTCCGGCAGTGTCCCAAATTCCACGCCGCTTTTGTCCAGCAGCGGGACGACCTTCCCCGTCTCGCCCAACGAAGACTCAAACTCCTCATCACCTCCGGACGACAGCGCCAACGAGCAGTCGTCTAAGATGGGGGATAGCATGCAGGTGTTGGATGAGGAAggaacaggaaacacaaacgGCAAAACAGCTGCCATTGGGGAAAGAGATGAGATGccaggagaggaaaggggaagCTCCGCAGAGAAGAGGCATGCACACGTAGGGATGAAGAGCCTGTCCAAGATGAGACAGAtgcaggagatggagacttCTATTAAG atgaagctgaggaggaggatcaATGGAGAAGTGTGGGAGGTTGTGAATGTGCAAGACACAGAGGATGCGTTGTCAGTTAACTCCCTGAAACAG GATGACTCCAGCCACAAAAGGCTGCGCGCTGACCCGGTGAGCCGTGAGCCTCCTCTTTCTTGTGTCCAGCCAGGCCCAACTCATAAACCGGAGGCCCCGGCTATTCAACCCGCAACCAATCACTCCACCGAGCAACCGCCTCACCCTGACTACGACCCCCAGCTTCTGTCCAGTGACTTCTTCAGTGAAGAGCTTGAGTCGGTCCCGCTGAACCAGGCTGCAGGCTCTGCAGAGGAGTGTGACGAGCAAatggagaagctgctggaggacatcaTGATGGGTCTGAACATCCTGCCAAACTTGGACAGAGACTGCAAAGAGTCTGATTGTCCTCAAACGGACCAGGAAGGAGTACTGGCCAATTGCCGGGTCCCAGTTACAGAGAACAAGTGGCAGCAGAGTCAAACTCGTGTTGCCGCCGGGGCCGCGGGATGTGAGTATTACCAGGACTTTGAGACGCCAATTGGCAACACAGCAACCAATACAG GTATCTATTGTAATTTTACAGCTCAGAACCAGCCCGGCTGTTCAAGCCTCTCCTCGGCACAGCCGGCTGCTGTCCAGGAGCACCAGACCTCCTCCGGGAATCCCTCATCCGTCACGCCtgtgggaggaagagaaggaacaaGCCTGCAGGGCGCCACGCTGTGCAAAACGCTACATTGTCAATATCCAGAAGCGAGGCAATTTGCATCCCGCACTTATTCCCCAGCGTGCCAGGAACCGCCCTCACAAGACAATCGGCACACGGTGGAGCCTTTTCTCCACGTTAATGAAAATGGAGCCCAGTCCTTGCAGCCCTTACGTTGCATGGATGACTTGCGGCTTCCTCGATGTCTCTCTCCGTTAGAACCGTCCACCTCCACAGCAAAACATCAGCCCGACCTCAACAGCTCCACGCACCACAGCGATATTTTTGAGCTACAGTCACCTGTGCGCGGACGACCCTGGCTTGCCATAAAACCCAGATTACTACAATTCCCTCTCAGTGCCATGGTTCATGGAGAAAGTAAAAGTGTGTCTTTTCCCCGGCAGTCAAATTGCAGCAACTCTTCACAGCGAGAGCAGAAACAGCCGGAGTTGAATCCACCAGGTGGGGAAACCCGGACAGCACCTTGTTCCGTTCGAGAGGTGAAAGAGAGGGAAGCAATATCCGGTGGTCATGAACACGTGCCAGAGGAGAAATCTGATCTCCGGAAGgtgaagaaaaatgtaaaatgtaaacaagTGGACACTAAAGGTGAAGGTGTGGTGGctaaaaagaggaaaagggcgCACTCCGGTCATCCACTGAACACCAGTTCTCCTTCAGAGTACATTCGAGTGAAAGTCAGTGATGGAGCAAAAGGTCAAATGAACCTCGGCGTCTGTTTAGTCAGTTTGTCAAGCAACAACGTCCTGGCAAAGGAAAGAGAAATGGCCGCCAGTTCAAACGTGCCCAACCCCTTTGCAGGGAAAACTAATGAACCGTCGACCATCACAGAAAGTCAGAGAGAGACAACCAGAGGGCCCGGAGATCCCACTACCAGTCCCATGCGGATCAGGACCAGgggctttttgaaaaaaactcAAGAGACCCCGGGTAGCTCAAGCACAGAAAGTCCTGTTTTGAAATCCGCTTCCTGCAGAGCTCAAATTTTGAATAAACAAGACGCACCCGAGCAGGGCCGCGGGAGGCTGCGGTCAAAGAGGGGCCGCGGGAGGCCGCGGAAAATAGCAGTCGAAGCGATCCCGCCAGACAAAACGAGCCACGATGTAAAAAGAGAGGAGCAAATTGACGGCGGTTTGTCAAAGGAGGGGAGCAGGAAGACAAGGAGGTGTATGAAACAGATCGGGAATGAACGCGAATCGGAGGCGGTTCCGCCGCCGGCCTTCAGCGCTGAGGCGGGCCGCGACGCCGACGTGATCCCTGACCGGAGACTACGCGGAGCGACCAAACCATCCAGGATGGTCAATCTGAAGGAGTTCCAGAAGCTCGTCAAGCGCCAACACTCAAAGACCAGAAAGTCCAGAACGGAAGTGAAGAACAGCCAGGACGAGGAAAGCCGCGATACCGCAAGAGTCGCAGAGTGTGAGGACGAGAAGGCGCGCGGCAGCGGATTTGGAGAATTAACTCGCGAGACAGAAATGGACGTCGCAAAGCCCCGGGACGGGGACGTGCTTAAAGAGTGTCTCCACATCTCTAATATCGTagttgatgataataataacgaTCCAATTTTTAACAAATCAGCGGCTGAGGATGGCGAGTCCCAGGGAGACGAGCCGAACGTCTCTGCCAGTGAGTCCCGGCCAGTGTCGGCCTGCGACGTCTCGGGAGAAGAGGCCGCGTTAGCAGCTGAGACGGAGCAGCCACTGAAGTGTCCCGATGAAG CCCGTGGTAAAGGGGAGTCAGGTGAAACACCGCAGACTGCCATCCACGACGAAGGATCGTTTCACAGTGACACGCACTTGCCTCAAGAAGACGAAATGCCTCTGTTGAGCCACGGGACGCCACAGAGGACGAGTGAACCGCAGTCGGGCGCTGGGTCCGGCGGCAGCAGCGGCTGCGATGAAGAGGAGGTAGACGTCCTGCTCTTCACTCCAGACAAAGTGCCGCCGACCCAAGAGTGTGAGAATGGACTCGACCACATGGAGATAACTcccgaggaagaggacgaggacgatgGGAATGAGATTGATGTAACCGGAGATGAGGCAGAGTAA
- the LOC144383385 gene encoding mitochondrial import inner membrane translocase subunit Tim10, translated as MDPVKAQQLAAELEVEMMADMYNRMTNACHRKCVPPHYKEAELTKGESVCLDRCVAKYLDLHERLGRKLTELSVQDEETMRKASLGSG; from the exons ATGGACCCCGTGAAGGCGCAGCAGCTGGCGGCCgagctggaggtggagatgATGGCTGACATGTACAACCG CATGACCAACGCCTGCCACAGGAAGTGTGTCCCGCCACATTACAAGGAGGCGGAGCTGACAAAGGGGGAGTCTGTGTGCTTGGACCGCTGCGTTGCCAAATACCTGGACCTTCACGAGCGGCTGGGACGCAAGCTGACCGAGCTCTCCGTCCAGGACGAGGAAACGATGAGGAAGGCATCTCTGGGAAGCGGATAG
- the LOC144383383 gene encoding protein unc-93 homolog B1-like, whose protein sequence is MDAEDQDALVRDADQPVEPPNGVINELLNVGQDDKLQGQMEEFLGPQAEYNEDEEERKYYRRKRLGVIKNVLAASVGAMIVYSVYMGLLQMQLILHYDMTYREVKYSNLGLEDIDRKMLMGINVTPIMGLLYTPVLIRFLGTKWMMFLASGIYALFVSTNYWERYYTLVPSAVAIGVAIVPLWASLGNYITRMAQQYYEYVNYKEDHVQEQKKLPKGACHKYIIVFQSVFYIVFHLSFVFAQFPMRFVLNGTLHDDEHVLYNVHSCGANISGVIPGFNTTVLKNLPRSMLLIHVESVLMGFAFLAMVIFLALCGAAYRPTEEIDLRSIGWGNIFQLPFKHLRDYRLRLLCPFFIYSGFEMLFAVTGFSLSYGVCVLGLRKLWLLIMVYGLSCSVFSSLSLCLLRLPRWVCLMGGAAVHAVLLVVLLVFSPPPKSPEYLGALLVISVLWGLGTALNKTGVSTLLGMLYAEEKERLDFVFTIYHWWQAIAIFIVYLWSHLPMRAKLSILLATLLVACCCYWVMERRLARKVPYRLPRIPRPRHKVKGYRYLEEDNSDESDSERSEDDDKEEEEEEDEEHVAEEMGAEDRREEGQDDGVQGVDSPEARRRGAEGHRREDAHVKDGVREEREGG, encoded by the exons ATGGATGCAGAAGATCAAGACGCGTTGGTCAGGGACGCTGATCAGCCTGTAGAACCTCCCAATGGCGTCATAAATGAACTGCTGAACGTGGGACAAGACGACAAACTGCAAGGCCAG aTGGAGGAGTTCCTCGGCCCGCAGGCAGAGTACaacgaggatgaggaggagaggaagtacTACCGGAGGAAGAGGCTCGGTGTCATCAAGAATGTGCTCGCAGCCAGTGTTGGAGCCATgattgtgtacagtgtgtacatGG GCCTACTGCAGATGCAGCTGATCCTCCATTATGACATGACCTACCGCGAGGTGAAGTACAGCAACCTCGGGCTGGAGGACATCGATCGCAAGATGCTGATGGGCATCAATGTAACTCCCATCATGGGCCTGCTGTACACCCCTGTACTTATtag GTTTTTAGGCACAAAGTGGATGATGTTCCTGGCTTCGGGAATCTACGCGCTCTTCGTCTCGACCAATTACTGGGAGCGGTACTACACCTTGGTTCCATCCGCCGTGGCCATCGGCGTGGCCATTGTGCCGCTCTGGGCCTCGCTGGGGAATTATATCACAAG GATGGCGCAGCAGTACTACGAGTACGTCAACTACAAGGAAGACCACGTGCAGGAGCAGAAGAAGCTCCCCAAGGGAGCGTGCCACAAATACATCATCGTCTTCCAGTCGGTCTTCTACATCGTCTTCCAC CTGAGTTTTGTCTTCGCGCAGTTCCCCATGCGCTTCGTCCTCAACGGCACCCTGCACGATGACGAGCACGTTCTCTATAATGTCCACTCCTGCG GAGCAAACATTAGTGGGGTGATCCCCGGCTTCAACACCACTGTGCTGAAGAACCTGCCTCGCTCCATGCTGCTCATCCACGTGGAGAGTGTCCTCATGGGCTTCGCCTTCCTCGCCATGGTCATC TTCCTTGCGCTCTGTGGAGCCGCCTACCGCCCGACGGAGGAAATCGACCTGCGCAGTATTGGCTGGGGAAACATCTTCCAGCTGCCTTTCAAACACCTTCGAGATTACCGCCTGCGACTGCTCTGCCCCTTCTTCATCTACAGCGGCTTTGAAATGTTGTTTGCTGTCACAGGATTTTCCCTG TCCTATGGCGTCTGTGTTTTGGGCCTGAGGAAGCTGTGGCTCCTCATCATGGTCTATGGCCTCTCCTGCTccgtcttctcctccctctccctctgcctgctGCGCCTCCCGCGCTGGGTGTGTCTGATGGGCGGCGCGGCTGTGCACgcggtgctgctggtggtgctccTGGTGTTCTCTCCACCTCCTAAGAGCCCAGAGTATCTGGGCGCCCTGCTGGTGATCTCTGTGCTGTGGGGACTCGGCACAGCGCTGAACAAGACGGGCGTCAGCA ctctgCTCGGTATGCTCTACGCTGAGGAGAAAGAGCGGCTGGACTTTGTCTTCACCATCTATCACTGGTGGCAGGCCATCGCCATCTTCATCGTCTACCTGTGGTCCCACCTGCCAATGAGG GCGAAACTCTCCATCCTGTTGGCCACTTTATTGGtggcctgctgctgttattgggTGATGGAGCGTCGGCTCGCCCGTAAAGTGCCTTACAGGCTGCCTCGCATCCCGCGGCCGCGGCACAAG GTTAAAGGTTACCGCTACCTTGAGGAGGACAACTCAGATGAGTCGGACTCTGAGAGAAGTGAGGATgatgacaaagaggaggaggaggaggaggacgaagagcaTGTGGCGGAGGAGATGGGAGCAGAGGACAGGAGGGAAGAAGGCCAAGACGATGGGGTCCAGGGAGTTGACTCACCCGAAGCCAGGAGGAGAGGGGCCGAGGGCCACAGACGGGAGGACGCCCATGTGAAGGACGGAGTGAGGgaagagcgggagggaggatga
- the LOC144383384 gene encoding beta-crystallin A1-like, whose protein sequence is MNRFTKTHMTSSMYFPSMDTAPFFKVTVFEQEHFQGKCLEFTSECCNIHNCGLDNIRSIRVESGAWVGFEHHDFQGQQFVLERGEYPNWEAYSGSLSYHNERFMSLRPIYCASHHSSRMMIFERENFTGRSTELCDDYPSLRAMGWFTPEVGSMHVQCGAFVCYEYPGYRGQQYIMECQRHSGDYQHWRNWGSHCQTPKIQSIRRIRH, encoded by the exons aTGAATCGATTTACTAAAACCCACATGACCTCATCCATGTACTTCCCAAGCATGGATACAGCCCCTTTCTTTAAG GTGACTGTGTTTGAGCAGGAGCATTTCCAGGGCAAGTGTCTGGAGTTCACCTCCGAGTGCTGCAACATCCACAACTGTGGCCTGGACAACATCCGCTCCATCCGAGTGGAGAGTGGAGC TTGGGTGGGATTCGAGCACCACGACTTCCAGGGCCAGCAGTTCGTCCTGGAGAGGGGCGAGTACCCCAACTGGGAGGCCTACAGTGGCTCCTTGTCCTACCACAACGAGCGCTTCATGTCCCTTCGTCCCATCTACTGCGCT TCTCACCACAGCAGTCGTATGATGATCTTCGAGAGGGAGAACTTCACGGGCCGCAGCACGGAGCTGTGCGATGACTACCCCTCCCTGAGGGCCATGGGCTGGTTCACGCCGGAGGTGGGCTCCATGCACGTGCAGTGTGGCGC cttTGTGTGCTATGAGTACCCGGGCTACAGAGGCCAGCAGTACATCATGGAGTGCCAGAGGCACAGCGGAGACTACCAGCACTGGAGGAACTGGGGCTCCCATTGCCAGACTCCAAAGATCCAGTCCATCAGACGCATCAGGCACTGA